One Lutzomyia longipalpis isolate SR_M1_2022 chromosome 4, ASM2433408v1 DNA segment encodes these proteins:
- the LOC129796328 gene encoding uncharacterized protein LOC129796328: MCLGLKYAGFSSLFRRTGRLTFLQQVKTSWSSEASHGLGERTFYGFGCVQIDQETTTKDAPKEGNFEAGCHHVTALKDPAMFLPPSMSTNRILTRELVAETSKGKWTTDSDGMVRKLKKKCI, from the exons atgtgTTTGGGTCTAAAATATGCCGGATTTTCATCTTTATTTAGACGCACCGGAAGATTGACCTTTTTACAACAAGTGAAAACCTCTTGGTCATCAGAAGCATCCCATGGCTTAGGAGAAAGGACCTTCTATGGATTTGGATGC GTACAAATTGATCAGGAAACGACCACAAAGGATGCCCCAAAGGAAGGAAACTTCGAAGCAGGATGTCATCATGTGACCGCCTTGAAGGATCCCGCAATGTTCCTCCCTCCAAGTATGTCTACAAATAGAATTCTAACGAGG gaattGGTTGCTGAGACCAGCAAAGGAAAATGGACAACTGACAGCGATGGaatggtgagaaaattaaaaaaaaaatgtatttaa